A single region of the Streptomyces caelestis genome encodes:
- a CDS encoding glycerophosphodiester phosphodiesterase: protein MHARAVAASTTALLGTAALLFPVSPAQAAAGDGRPLVIAHRGASAYAPENTLAAVDKAAELGIRWVENDVQRTRDGELVVLHDDNLRRTTDVEEVFPDRAPWKVRDFTAAEISRLDAGSWFGPAYAGARVPTLEQFVHRVERHHQKLLLEIKNPELYPGIERQTLKVLGNEGWLDRSHVRGRLIVQSFSADSVRTVHELKPAVKTGLLGTPPVSGLPVYAGFADQINPSYGSLSTAYVASVQAFTGPHGRPLEVFTWTVDDAATAQRVAGYGVDGIITNKPDVVREAVDG, encoded by the coding sequence ATGCACGCGCGCGCTGTTGCCGCCTCGACCACCGCGCTCCTGGGGACCGCCGCCCTCCTGTTCCCCGTCTCCCCGGCGCAGGCCGCCGCCGGCGACGGTCGGCCGCTGGTCATCGCGCACCGGGGGGCTTCCGCGTACGCGCCCGAGAACACGCTGGCGGCCGTGGACAAGGCGGCCGAGCTGGGCATCCGCTGGGTGGAGAACGACGTGCAGCGGACCAGGGACGGTGAGCTCGTCGTCCTCCACGACGACAATCTGCGGCGCACCACCGACGTCGAGGAGGTCTTTCCCGACCGGGCTCCCTGGAAGGTGAGGGACTTCACCGCCGCGGAGATCTCCCGTCTCGACGCGGGCAGCTGGTTCGGCCCCGCGTACGCGGGCGCGCGCGTGCCGACGCTGGAACAGTTCGTGCACCGCGTCGAGCGTCATCACCAGAAGCTTCTCCTGGAGATCAAGAACCCGGAGCTGTATCCGGGCATCGAGCGGCAGACGCTCAAGGTCCTCGGCAACGAGGGCTGGCTGGACCGGTCGCATGTGAGAGGCCGGCTGATCGTGCAGAGCTTCAGCGCGGACAGCGTGCGGACGGTGCACGAGCTGAAGCCCGCCGTGAAGACCGGCCTGCTGGGCACGCCGCCCGTGTCCGGCCTGCCGGTCTACGCCGGCTTCGCCGACCAGATCAACCCGTCGTACGGCTCGCTCTCCACGGCGTACGTCGCCTCCGTCCAGGCGTTCACCGGGCCGCACGGCAGGCCGCTGGAGGTCTTCACCTGGACGGTCGACGACGCGGCGACGGCCCAGCGGGTCGCCGGGTACGGGGTCGACGGGATCATCACGAACAAGCCGGATGTGGTCCGGGAGGCCGTGGACGGGTGA
- a CDS encoding methylated-DNA--[protein]-cysteine S-methyltransferase: protein MDSHGEVEQRVVWGVVGSGIGPLLLAATREGLVNVVFHATDAVRDRAVGRLASRLGTEPVEAPGSPLLAEAIRQVEAYLAGERRDFDLPLDWSLISGFNREVLRELASGVPYGTVVGYGDLAGRVGQPGAAQAVGIAMGANPLPVVVPCHRVVESGGGIGGFGGGLETKRKLLALEGVLPEPLF from the coding sequence ATGGACAGCCATGGTGAGGTCGAGCAGCGGGTCGTGTGGGGCGTCGTCGGCAGCGGCATCGGCCCGCTGTTGCTGGCGGCGACCCGCGAGGGCCTGGTGAACGTCGTGTTCCATGCCACGGACGCGGTGCGGGACCGGGCGGTCGGGCGGCTGGCGTCACGGCTCGGCACCGAGCCCGTCGAGGCGCCCGGCTCCCCGCTGCTGGCCGAGGCGATACGTCAGGTCGAGGCGTACCTCGCGGGGGAGCGCCGCGACTTCGACCTGCCGCTCGACTGGTCGCTGATCTCCGGTTTCAACCGGGAGGTCCTGCGCGAGCTGGCATCCGGTGTGCCGTACGGCACGGTCGTCGGGTACGGCGATCTGGCCGGGCGGGTCGGCCAGCCGGGCGCCGCCCAGGCCGTGGGCATAGCGATGGGGGCCAACCCGCTGCCGGTGGTGGTGCCCTGTCACCGGGTCGTCGAGAGCGGCGGCGGAATCGGCGGCTTCGGGGGCGGGCTGGAGACCAAGCGGAAGCTTCTCGCCCTCGAAGGGGTACTGCCCGAGCCGCTGTTCTGA
- a CDS encoding VOC family protein, translating into MTDNTPRLDHVVLWVRDPVAAADFYEKAVGLETVRLTEFTAGEVPFPSVRVNDGTILDLMPLTFAERMTMLPGAADSAGHPVNHVCLSLPRGDFDALLSRLEECSVPVSDLSYDSFGARGKATRSFYFRDPDGNVFEARHYD; encoded by the coding sequence ATGACGGACAACACACCACGACTCGACCACGTCGTCCTCTGGGTGCGCGACCCGGTCGCCGCCGCCGACTTCTACGAGAAGGCCGTAGGACTGGAGACGGTCAGGCTCACCGAGTTCACCGCCGGTGAGGTGCCGTTCCCCTCCGTACGCGTCAACGACGGGACCATCCTGGACCTCATGCCGCTGACCTTCGCGGAACGCATGACCATGCTGCCCGGCGCCGCCGACAGCGCGGGGCACCCCGTCAACCACGTCTGCCTGTCCCTGCCCCGGGGCGACTTCGACGCCCTTCTCAGCCGCCTGGAGGAATGCTCCGTACCGGTGTCGGACCTTTCGTACGACTCCTTCGGAGCCCGGGGCAAGGCCACGCGCAGCTTCTACTTCCGCGACCCGGACGGCAACGTCTTCGAGGCGCGGCACTACGACTGA
- a CDS encoding pseudouridine-5'-phosphate glycosidase, translated as MLVVSEEVREAIDARRPVVALESTIIAHGLPRPRNLQVALELETAVRQEGAVPATIAVLDGRPHVGLDKEQLERVANEDGIRKLGHRDLPLATASGASGATTVSATALLAALAGVRVFATGGLGGVHRQWTVTQDESADLGLLARTRITVVCAGVKSILDVPATLQRLETLGVAVAGYGTDRFPGFYLSDSGHPVDWTLRTPEQVAGVMRAQDDLAGPESALIVANPVPEAEQLDPELHARVLADALHACEEEGITGQAVTPFLLDYLVRHTDGASLTANLAAVRGNVRLAARIAAAWARG; from the coding sequence GTGCTGGTGGTGTCAGAAGAAGTGCGGGAGGCGATCGACGCGCGTCGGCCCGTGGTGGCCCTGGAGTCCACGATCATCGCCCACGGACTGCCGCGGCCGCGCAACCTCCAGGTGGCGCTGGAGCTGGAGACGGCCGTGCGGCAGGAGGGCGCGGTGCCCGCGACGATCGCCGTGCTGGACGGGCGGCCCCATGTCGGGCTGGACAAGGAGCAGCTGGAGCGCGTCGCGAACGAGGACGGCATCCGCAAGCTGGGCCACCGCGACCTGCCGCTCGCGACGGCCTCCGGCGCGAGCGGGGCGACGACGGTGTCGGCGACGGCGCTGCTGGCAGCGCTGGCGGGCGTGCGCGTGTTCGCGACGGGCGGGCTCGGCGGGGTGCACCGGCAGTGGACGGTGACGCAGGACGAGTCGGCCGACCTGGGGCTGCTGGCGCGGACGCGGATCACCGTGGTGTGTGCCGGAGTGAAGTCGATCCTGGACGTGCCGGCGACCTTGCAGCGGCTGGAGACGCTGGGCGTCGCGGTGGCCGGTTACGGCACCGACCGGTTCCCCGGCTTCTATCTGTCCGACTCGGGGCATCCGGTGGACTGGACGCTGCGGACGCCGGAGCAGGTGGCGGGCGTCATGCGGGCCCAGGACGACCTCGCCGGGCCGGAGTCTGCGCTGATCGTCGCCAACCCCGTCCCCGAGGCGGAGCAGCTCGATCCGGAGCTGCACGCGCGGGTGCTCGCGGACGCGCTGCACGCGTGCGAGGAGGAGGGAATCACCGGCCAGGCGGTGACGCCGTTCCTGCTCGACTACCTCGTACGGCACACCGACGGCGCCTCCCTGACCGCCAACCTGGCGGCGGTCCGCGGCAACGTACGCCTGGCGGCGCGGATCGCGGCGGCCTGGGCACGGGGATGA
- a CDS encoding carbohydrate kinase family protein translates to MAGGSGLGGGQDALGGECNRPIEAVAGSAEGRTRSAESGIGPSEVPVGKAESRTAPSEVAARSADGGALLVVGDVITDVVARHEGPLAAGTDTAASIRTVPGGAGANLACWAAHGGAAEVRLLGRVGAEAAAWHERELVAHGVRPRLVVDPQAPTGTVICLVDGGASAERTFLTDSGASLRLEPADWSDALLDGVARLHLSGYLLFSEPSRALVTVALKAARARGVPVSLDPASSGFLGELGAGRFLALVEGVDVLLPSRDEACLLTGLTDAAEAAAELSLRVPLVVAKQGHQGALVARSGKVCARVPAVPATPRDTTGAGDAFTGAFLAALLAGAGPEEAAAEGCRAGARAVERVGGRPPLPG, encoded by the coding sequence ATGGCAGGTGGCAGCGGGCTCGGCGGAGGGCAGGACGCACTCGGCGGAGAGTGCAACCGGCCCATCGAGGCGGTAGCGGGCTCGGCGGAGGGCAGGACCCGCTCAGCGGAGAGTGGAATCGGACCATCGGAGGTGCCGGTGGGCAAGGCGGAGAGTCGAACCGCCCCATCGGAAGTCGCTGCGCGCTCCGCGGACGGCGGGGCGCTGCTGGTCGTCGGGGACGTCATCACGGACGTCGTCGCGCGGCACGAGGGGCCGCTCGCGGCCGGTACGGACACGGCGGCCTCGATCCGGACGGTGCCGGGCGGCGCGGGCGCCAACCTGGCGTGCTGGGCCGCACACGGGGGCGCGGCGGAGGTGCGGCTGCTCGGGCGCGTGGGGGCGGAGGCCGCTGCCTGGCACGAGCGCGAGCTGGTGGCCCACGGCGTGCGTCCGCGGCTCGTCGTCGACCCGCAGGCGCCGACCGGGACGGTGATCTGCCTGGTGGACGGAGGCGCTTCGGCGGAGCGGACGTTCCTCACCGACAGCGGCGCGTCGTTGCGGCTCGAACCCGCTGACTGGTCGGACGCTCTGCTCGACGGTGTGGCCCGGCTGCACCTGTCGGGCTACCTCCTGTTCTCCGAACCGAGTCGCGCCCTGGTGACGGTGGCTCTGAAAGCCGCACGCGCGCGTGGTGTGCCGGTGAGTCTGGATCCCGCGTCGTCCGGTTTCCTCGGGGAGCTGGGCGCCGGGCGTTTCCTCGCGCTCGTCGAGGGCGTGGACGTGCTGCTGCCCAGCCGGGACGAGGCGTGTCTGCTGACGGGGCTGACCGACGCGGCCGAGGCGGCGGCCGAGCTGAGCCTGCGTGTTCCGCTGGTGGTGGCCAAGCAGGGGCACCAGGGGGCGCTCGTGGCCCGCTCGGGGAAGGTGTGCGCCCGCGTTCCCGCCGTACCGGCGACGCCACGGGACACCACGGGCGCCGGTGACGCCTTCACCGGCGCGTTCCTCGCCGCCCTGCTCGCGGGGGCCGGGCCGGAGGAGGCGGCGGCGGAGGGCTGCCGGGCGGGTGCGAGGGCGGTGGAACGGGTGGGCGGCAGGCCGCCCCTGCCCGGCTGA
- a CDS encoding methyltransferase domain-containing protein: protein MTRTDGYLFDNRQTEAAEHFSAFAALFDPTTFRHLEALGIGFGWRCWEVGAGGTSVVSWLAKKVGPTGRVVATGTDTSWLAPAARPPVEVRVHDLGAQEPPGEGFDLVHARLALVHVTDRARALRSMAKALRPGGRILVEDADPALQPLLCPDEYGPEQQLANRLRHGFRRLLAERGTDLPCGRTLPRLLREAGLTRVHADAYFPVASPACAALESVTIRQIRDQLVTAGLATDQDIDRHLANVTSGALDLTTAPMISAWGRKH, encoded by the coding sequence ATGACGCGAACCGATGGGTACCTCTTCGACAACCGGCAGACCGAGGCCGCAGAACACTTCAGCGCCTTCGCCGCTCTCTTCGACCCCACGACCTTCCGGCACCTCGAAGCGCTCGGCATCGGATTCGGCTGGCGGTGCTGGGAGGTCGGAGCCGGCGGTACCTCCGTGGTGTCGTGGCTGGCGAAGAAGGTCGGCCCGACCGGACGCGTCGTCGCCACCGGTACCGACACCTCATGGCTCGCCCCCGCTGCCCGGCCACCCGTCGAGGTGCGCGTGCACGACCTCGGCGCCCAGGAGCCGCCGGGGGAGGGCTTCGACCTGGTGCACGCCCGCCTCGCCCTCGTCCACGTGACCGACCGGGCACGGGCGTTGCGGTCCATGGCCAAGGCGCTGCGCCCCGGCGGGCGCATCCTCGTCGAGGACGCCGACCCCGCCCTTCAGCCGCTGCTCTGCCCCGACGAGTACGGCCCCGAGCAGCAGCTCGCGAACCGGCTGCGGCACGGTTTCCGCAGACTGCTCGCCGAACGCGGGACCGACCTCCCCTGCGGCCGCACCCTCCCGCGTCTGCTGCGGGAGGCCGGCCTGACCCGCGTGCACGCCGACGCCTACTTCCCCGTCGCCTCGCCGGCTTGCGCCGCCCTGGAGTCCGTCACGATCCGTCAGATCCGCGACCAGTTGGTCACCGCGGGCCTTGCCACGGACCAGGACATCGACCGGCATCTCGCGAACGTCACGTCCGGCGCCCTCGATCTGACGACGGCCCCGATGATCTCGGCGTGGGGGCGCAAGCATTAG
- the corA gene encoding magnesium/cobalt transporter CorA → MSMAGNLRKVTSLGGVGGLRKVARLARRRPRVDLSHPARSPLGSSVVNCVTYRDGVRTAARGDLVDAVESVRKKGEGFVWLGLHEPTDREFAGIAELFDLHPLAVEDAVEAHQRPKLERYDETLFAVLKTVCYVEHEELTATSEVVDTGEIMVFVGKDFVITVRHGRHGSLGPLREELESDPHQLAKGPSAVLHAIADHVVDDYLTVTDSVQADIDQVETDVFAETGARVDPGRIYQLKRELLELKRAVVPLSRPLEDLATRPIRAVDPEIQAYFRDVSDHLLRAKEQIAAFDELLNSILQAHLAQVTVAQNEDMRKITAWAAIIAVPTMVCGVYGMNFDHMPELHWRYGYGMVIGVISVACLTLYRGFRRSGWL, encoded by the coding sequence ATGTCCATGGCAGGGAATCTGCGGAAGGTCACGAGCCTCGGCGGGGTCGGCGGCCTCCGCAAGGTGGCTCGGCTGGCTCGGCGGCGCCCACGCGTCGACCTGAGTCACCCGGCCCGCTCCCCGCTGGGCTCCTCCGTGGTGAACTGCGTGACGTACCGGGACGGTGTCCGCACCGCTGCGCGCGGCGATCTGGTGGATGCCGTGGAGTCGGTGCGCAAGAAGGGCGAGGGCTTCGTCTGGCTCGGCCTGCACGAGCCGACCGACCGGGAGTTCGCGGGCATCGCCGAGCTCTTCGACCTGCACCCCCTGGCCGTGGAGGACGCCGTCGAGGCCCACCAGCGCCCCAAGCTGGAGCGCTACGACGAGACGCTCTTCGCGGTGCTCAAAACGGTCTGCTACGTCGAGCACGAGGAACTCACGGCCACCAGCGAGGTGGTGGACACCGGCGAGATCATGGTCTTCGTCGGCAAGGACTTCGTGATCACGGTGCGGCACGGCCGGCACGGCTCGCTGGGCCCGCTGCGCGAGGAGCTGGAGTCCGATCCCCACCAATTGGCGAAGGGCCCGTCCGCGGTGCTGCACGCGATCGCGGACCACGTGGTGGACGACTACCTGACCGTCACGGACTCGGTGCAGGCGGACATCGACCAGGTCGAGACGGACGTGTTCGCGGAGACCGGCGCGCGGGTGGACCCGGGGCGCATCTACCAGCTCAAGCGTGAACTCCTGGAACTGAAGCGGGCGGTGGTGCCGCTCAGCCGGCCGCTGGAGGATCTCGCCACCCGGCCGATCCGGGCGGTCGACCCGGAGATACAGGCGTACTTCCGCGATGTCTCGGACCACCTGCTGCGGGCGAAGGAGCAGATCGCCGCCTTCGACGAACTGCTCAACTCCATCCTCCAGGCGCACCTCGCGCAGGTCACGGTCGCGCAGAACGAGGACATGCGGAAGATCACGGCGTGGGCCGCGATCATCGCCGTGCCGACGATGGTCTGCGGGGTGTACGGCATGAACTTCGACCACATGCCGGAGCTGCACTGGCGATACGGCTACGGCATGGTCATCGGCGTCATATCCGTCGCGTGCCTGACGCTGTACCGGGGGTTCCGGCGCAGCGGCTGGCTCTGA
- a CDS encoding CBS domain-containing protein, producing the protein MTTAGDIMHRGVQWIPAHETLDRAAQLMRELNVGALPISDENERLCGILTDRDIVVGCVALGHEPARVTAGAMAKGTPRWIDADADVTEVLHEMQEHQIRRLPVIRDKRLVGMISEADLARHLAGDQIASWAESVYARTAPR; encoded by the coding sequence ATGACCACCGCCGGAGACATCATGCACCGCGGCGTCCAGTGGATCCCCGCCCACGAAACCCTCGACCGCGCGGCCCAGCTCATGCGCGAACTGAACGTCGGCGCCCTGCCCATCAGCGACGAGAACGAGCGGCTCTGCGGCATCCTCACCGACCGCGACATCGTCGTCGGCTGCGTCGCCCTGGGCCACGAACCCGCCAGGGTCACCGCGGGCGCGATGGCCAAGGGCACCCCTCGCTGGATCGACGCGGACGCCGATGTCACCGAGGTGCTCCACGAGATGCAGGAGCACCAGATCCGCCGCCTGCCCGTCATCCGGGACAAGCGCCTGGTCGGCATGATCAGCGAAGCCGACCTGGCCCGGCACCTGGCGGGCGACCAGATCGCCTCCTGGGCCGAGAGCGTCTACGCCAGGACCGCCCCGCGCTGA
- a CDS encoding uridine kinase yields MGRVRLEAITWDRLGDLLAERLLDLKPADGSPWPRIAFDGAPAARPGDLAQRVSEALRIRGRSSLVVGTEGFLRPASVRLEYGHRDVESYYSGWYDTNALWREVFGPLEAGGDGRVLPDLWDPAADRATRSPYVQLPPGGVLLLHGPFLLRHWFPFDLSVHVLLSPGALRRRTPEDEQWTLPAFERYEQETDPVGTADVLVRADDPRHPAWGG; encoded by the coding sequence ATGGGCCGTGTGCGACTCGAAGCGATCACCTGGGACCGGCTCGGCGACCTGCTCGCCGAGCGTCTGCTCGACCTGAAGCCCGCCGACGGCAGTCCCTGGCCGCGCATCGCCTTCGACGGCGCCCCGGCCGCCCGCCCGGGAGACCTCGCCCAGCGTGTCTCCGAGGCACTGCGCATACGCGGCCGCTCCTCGCTCGTCGTGGGCACGGAGGGCTTTCTGCGCCCCGCCTCCGTGCGACTGGAGTACGGCCACCGGGACGTGGAGTCCTACTACAGCGGCTGGTACGACACCAACGCCCTGTGGCGGGAGGTGTTCGGCCCCCTCGAAGCCGGCGGCGACGGCCGCGTCCTGCCGGACCTGTGGGACCCGGCCGCCGACCGGGCCACCCGCAGCCCCTACGTCCAACTCCCGCCCGGCGGCGTGCTGCTGCTGCACGGGCCCTTCCTCCTTCGGCATTGGTTCCCCTTCGATCTGAGCGTCCACGTCCTGCTCTCCCCGGGCGCTCTGCGACGCCGCACGCCCGAGGACGAGCAGTGGACCCTGCCGGCCTTCGAGCGCTACGAGCAGGAGACCGACCCGGTGGGCACGGCCGACGTCCTGGTACGGGCCGATGATCCGCGCCATCCGGCGTGGGGCGGCTGA
- a CDS encoding DUF2293 domain-containing protein: MVQEPHMVPRATLPPHTGLLVFQPLKRRHCAECRRGPLPLLVLEDGAPRCLDCADLGHLVFQPSGDTALTRRSREESALSAVVVRFNRRKSRYERQGVLVEEAALARAEQRCLADAEARRRRRVRDARRRAVQDALFAQAFAAEIRRLFPRCPADRARAIAAHASERGSGRVGRSAAGRALTEGAVTSAVVASVRHLDTPYDRLLMSGVPRHEARRRIAAAVETVLRGWAEAGLGSAG; encoded by the coding sequence ATGGTCCAGGAACCCCACATGGTCCCGCGCGCGACGCTCCCGCCCCACACCGGACTTCTCGTCTTCCAGCCCCTCAAGCGGCGGCACTGCGCCGAGTGCCGGCGAGGGCCGCTGCCGCTGCTCGTCCTCGAGGACGGTGCCCCGCGCTGCCTCGACTGTGCCGACCTCGGGCATCTGGTGTTCCAGCCGAGCGGCGATACGGCGCTGACGCGCAGATCGCGGGAGGAGAGCGCGCTGTCGGCGGTGGTCGTGCGGTTCAACCGGCGCAAGAGCCGTTACGAACGGCAGGGCGTTCTCGTCGAGGAGGCGGCGCTCGCGAGGGCCGAGCAGCGGTGTCTCGCGGACGCCGAGGCGCGACGGCGGCGCCGGGTGCGGGACGCGCGGCGGCGGGCGGTTCAGGACGCCCTGTTCGCTCAGGCGTTCGCGGCGGAGATACGGCGGCTGTTTCCCCGATGTCCGGCCGACCGCGCGCGGGCCATCGCCGCGCACGCCTCGGAGCGGGGCAGCGGGCGGGTGGGCCGCAGCGCGGCCGGGCGGGCGCTGACGGAGGGGGCGGTGACCTCGGCGGTCGTGGCGTCCGTACGGCATCTGGACACGCCGTACGACCGGCTGCTGATGAGCGGGGTACCGCGGCACGAGGCGCGACGGCGGATCGCGGCGGCGGTGGAGACGGTGCTGAGGGGGTGGGCCGAGGCAGGGCTCGGTTCCGCCGGGTGA
- a CDS encoding anthrone oxygenase family protein, producing MIDGPYFVLTVLGVLGTGLVAGVFCGFSTFVMRGLATLPPAQGAAAMNAINVAAVTPPFMVVFLGTAVLCAVIAVVTFVLWPDEGTVELLLGSALYLFGSFGVTMVANVPRNDALLKLEPGTSEAAAYWPAYVREWTMWNHVRTAASAGAAVAYVLALT from the coding sequence ATGATCGACGGACCGTACTTCGTGCTGACGGTGCTGGGTGTGCTCGGGACCGGCCTGGTGGCCGGGGTGTTCTGCGGCTTCTCGACCTTCGTCATGCGGGGCCTCGCCACGCTGCCGCCCGCGCAGGGAGCCGCCGCGATGAACGCGATCAACGTGGCCGCGGTGACACCGCCCTTCATGGTCGTGTTCCTCGGGACGGCCGTGCTGTGCGCGGTGATCGCCGTGGTGACGTTCGTCCTGTGGCCGGATGAGGGGACGGTGGAGCTGCTGCTGGGCAGCGCGCTGTACCTGTTCGGCTCGTTCGGGGTGACCATGGTCGCGAACGTGCCGCGCAACGACGCGCTGCTCAAGCTGGAGCCGGGCACCTCTGAGGCGGCCGCGTACTGGCCGGCGTATGTGCGCGAGTGGACGATGTGGAACCACGTCCGGACGGCCGCCTCGGCCGGGGCGGCGGTGGCGTACGTGCTGGCACTCACCTGA
- a CDS encoding glutamate synthase subunit beta produces MADPKGFMTTPRQDWPRRPVEERVRDWDEVYIPGALLPIISKQADRCMDCGIPFCHEACPLGNLIPEWNDLVSREDWRAAADRLHATNNFPEFTGRLCPAPCEAGCVLAINQPAVTIKNVECAIADRAWEEGFAPSRPPERLSGKTVAVIGSGPTGLAAAQQLTRAGHTVAVYERDDRLGGLMRYGIPAFKMEKHHLERRLEQMRAEGTKFRTSTAVGRDIRADELRTRYDAVVLATGATAWRELHVPGRELTGVHQAMEYLPLANRVCEGDLETSPLSAAGKHVVIVGGGDTGADCLGTAVREGAASVTQLDIYALPDTERDEDTEPWPTYPVRVYRLSAAHEEARDLRTAPVADADVRLFAASTLRFDGDAAGHVRSLHLVEVDARRRPVEGTGRTLPADLVLLALGFSGPDRKDGLVDQLGLELEPRGTIARDAGFATNVPGVFAAGDAARGQSLIVWAIAEGRAVAAAVDRYLTGSSRLPSPIGPYDRPMAV; encoded by the coding sequence ATGGCCGACCCCAAGGGTTTCATGACCACCCCCCGCCAGGACTGGCCGCGCAGGCCCGTCGAGGAGCGGGTCCGGGACTGGGACGAGGTGTACATCCCCGGCGCACTGCTGCCGATCATCAGCAAGCAGGCCGACCGCTGCATGGACTGCGGCATCCCCTTCTGCCACGAGGCCTGCCCGCTGGGCAACCTGATCCCCGAGTGGAACGACCTGGTGTCGAGGGAGGACTGGCGGGCGGCCGCCGACCGGCTGCACGCCACGAACAACTTCCCCGAGTTCACCGGCCGGTTGTGCCCGGCGCCGTGCGAGGCGGGATGCGTGCTGGCGATCAACCAGCCGGCCGTCACCATCAAGAACGTCGAGTGCGCGATCGCCGACCGGGCGTGGGAGGAGGGCTTCGCACCGTCGAGGCCGCCGGAGCGGCTGTCCGGCAAGACGGTCGCGGTGATCGGTTCGGGGCCCACCGGGCTGGCCGCGGCCCAGCAGCTGACCCGGGCCGGGCACACGGTCGCCGTGTACGAGAGGGACGACCGGCTCGGCGGGCTGATGCGGTACGGCATCCCCGCCTTCAAGATGGAGAAACACCATCTGGAGCGGCGGCTGGAGCAGATGCGGGCCGAGGGGACCAAGTTCCGTACGTCGACGGCGGTCGGGCGGGACATCAGGGCCGATGAACTACGGACTCGTTACGACGCCGTGGTGCTCGCCACGGGGGCGACCGCATGGCGCGAACTCCACGTGCCGGGACGGGAGCTGACGGGCGTTCACCAGGCGATGGAGTACCTCCCGCTGGCCAACCGGGTGTGCGAGGGCGATCTGGAGACGTCCCCGCTGTCGGCCGCCGGGAAGCACGTCGTCATCGTCGGCGGCGGCGACACCGGGGCCGACTGCCTGGGCACGGCCGTCCGGGAGGGCGCCGCCTCCGTGACCCAGCTGGACATCTACGCGCTGCCGGACACCGAGCGCGACGAGGACACCGAGCCCTGGCCGACGTATCCGGTGCGGGTCTACCGGCTGTCCGCCGCCCACGAGGAGGCCCGTGACCTGCGGACGGCTCCGGTGGCCGACGCTGACGTGCGGCTGTTCGCGGCGTCCACGCTGCGCTTCGACGGTGACGCGGCGGGCCATGTGCGGTCGCTGCACCTGGTCGAGGTGGACGCGCGGCGCCGCCCGGTGGAGGGCACCGGGCGGACGCTCCCCGCCGACCTCGTGCTGCTCGCCCTCGGCTTCTCCGGGCCCGACCGGAAGGACGGGCTCGTCGACCAGCTGGGGCTGGAACTGGAGCCCCGCGGCACGATCGCGCGTGACGCCGGTTTCGCCACGAACGTGCCCGGCGTGTTCGCCGCGGGGGACGCCGCCCGGGGCCAGTCGCTCATCGTCTGGGCGATCGCCGAGGGGCGGGCCGTGGCGGCGGCGGTCGACCGTTATCTGACGGGCAGTTCGAGGCTCCCGTCCCCGATCGGGCCGTACGACCGGCCCATGGCGGTCTAG
- a CDS encoding carboxymuconolactone decarboxylase family protein codes for MTTHTSTNSTQVKAPRLEFAKSAPKAFRALIAFDAAAREGLDPALVELIQIRASHLNHCAYCLHMHTNDARKAGESEDRLHMVAVWREARHFFTEREQAALALTEAMTLVADAGVPDEVYAQAAALFDERELAQVLALICTINTWNRVALSTAKVAGTDER; via the coding sequence ATGACGACGCACACGAGCACGAACAGCACGCAGGTGAAGGCGCCCCGGCTGGAGTTCGCCAAGTCCGCCCCGAAGGCCTTTCGGGCTCTCATCGCCTTCGACGCCGCCGCCCGCGAGGGTCTCGACCCGGCCCTCGTCGAACTGATCCAGATCCGCGCCTCGCACCTCAACCACTGCGCGTACTGCCTGCACATGCACACCAACGACGCCCGCAAGGCCGGCGAGAGCGAGGACCGGCTGCACATGGTCGCCGTGTGGCGCGAGGCCCGGCACTTCTTCACCGAGCGGGAACAGGCGGCCCTCGCCCTCACGGAGGCGATGACGCTCGTCGCCGACGCGGGTGTCCCGGACGAGGTCTACGCACAGGCCGCCGCGTTGTTCGACGAGCGTGAACTGGCCCAGGTGCTCGCTCTGATCTGCACCATCAACACCTGGAACCGGGTGGCGCTGTCGACGGCGAAGGTGGCCGGGACGGACGAGCGCTGA